One stretch of Pieris brassicae chromosome 8, ilPieBrab1.1, whole genome shotgun sequence DNA includes these proteins:
- the LOC123713547 gene encoding translation machinery-associated protein 16 homolog produces MPKIKKNIENLKHPNSRKMMSLAKKINKEEKKNNNKLGTHIKQNLIGEKIMWFKDRLPVGCQVLTRQQTFELIESYLGRFNEELEQIALKNSVGQRKNRQHASREDVLNITKKREIEEFETCGLEMPDLMDIHQMEVLRNWNGELRFLQHFKLRRYARKHLT; encoded by the coding sequence atgccaaaaataaaaaaaaatattgaaaatttaaaacaccCTAACAGTCGCAAAATGATGTCTTTagcaaagaaaattaataaagaagagaagaaaaataataataaacttggAACCcacattaaacaaaacttaattggAGAAAAGATAATGTGGTTTAAAGACAGGCTTCCTGTAGGATGCCAGGTGTTAACTAGGCAACAAACATTTGAACTTATTGAGAGTTATTTGGGGCGTTTTAATGAAGAACTAgaacaaatagctttaaaaaattcagTAGGTCAAAGGAAAAACCGCCAGCATGCTAGTCGAGAAGATGTCTTAAACATAACTAAAAAACGAGAAATTGAAGAGTTTGAAACATGTGGCCTGGAAATGCCAGATTTAATGGATATACATCAGATGGAAGTATTAAGAAATTGGAATGGAGAGTTAAGGTTCTTGCAACACTTTAAACTGCGTAGGTATGCCAGAAAACACCTTACATAG
- the LOC123713184 gene encoding RNA polymerase II-associated protein 1, with amino-acid sequence MIQRPKPGENEEDILRMQADFLRERSKNENMQPSAQVVSICHTQHQTTKRTNTSCTNIRKPSKYAQSKGLTSYSEKRPRFEPSLDGEILEKNVDITNSKASLIDDDNVYFPKILPFALGNIVEKNTEATTDLQYKPFPAQGFPNVSSQNPRLSMKNTKQQGDQVKKLINSNEMLLDDSSIIIESSGHLNLQKKSYILTNPGADELHIENVKTLSGMSDNEILEERQKLLQSLDPNLVDFIKSKRNKEEVQCKKKEVESMDITDNKDNNRVTIKTEASQGEDSIDYGSLWENDVLSHPNIDKWLHFDGLEVDKLEWIKGIYDSKIKSNEPYEARFNFNGYLLPYTMEYTEKTKVLFHHGEESHRPGYSLTELIELSRSGVPQQRVMALNCLAGILEYYNAGTYKNIIEIPLSKLFFIIRISMDDNKLIILDPALKAMRNLLYNRIDEASLDAVIGFKEGAIQPCLENDKSEIEEIELKESEIKDFHLAEIDLIAALIRTDILQRLFYILDKIKPTFNCVQYTLQILTRLARDSLETASKIVQTEHLMNAVINYFVPSCSVNFIFNLTIVYKKPILAALKFLRVLTLTSKEIGEQLITNYNILKPISKYITSGVDGSYGLKLQIESYCILSNLLQFKLGIEHAKSLCPVVLTTLFKHVQGTSIFINSSVLSATHCAVVLQFIGGLVNCEINMDFKAQIYPLLRDGMQKWLLHLTQIDTYTCGHLKLVCSILNCFENVLITDNISTDMLNEVLPKLSKSQGYQKLTKNLIPSSNLLSGIEDTNLHFTKNLVLLGTLVIDSQEKILPILNSVSPFPVLVSLFELLHVLNNRTVSQSFLEKTLPYLQQVTNAKPCLINNWFTRMEVDFLFSLVKLSIESEIPESLKDLVYVVASKLCYIFRIDRRKELNYLFINIIFNKEWFTAERLFNLVSLSEADGFSKALTNIEDIKLCYCKVVNLHYVDTGPYIVYKLWQNPILPRDWIYLPILSLYSKSQETPGPAVVGKHATKLRKEIATDKENTICCSLEWILFNEICFPDLLNDIDITDRFCRIMCVFLCDNSLFLDNKIKMLVSKCTQLLFKKGIKFDFDKELVGLYNFQDFYTQFLEQFQSVSYGDHIFAACLLVPLAQRHNVKWRKLVWSEYAGCLRVLDCPEALLCYGIEAYLYPEETDESVLKSYHRALTSNLLRPETLAYKIAHHHVESYKKQKSISHNL; translated from the coding sequence ATGATACAGCGTCCAAAACCTGGTGAAAATGAAGAGGATATACTTCGCATGCAAGCGGACTTCCTAAGAGAAAGgtcaaaaaatgaaaatatgcaACCGTCGGCACAAGTTGTTAGTATATGTCATACACAGCATCAGACAACTAAAAGAACAAATACTTCATGTACTAATATTAGGAAACCTTCTAAATATGCGCAATCGAAAGGGCTTACAAGTTACTCAGAAAAGCGGCCTCGTTTTGAGCCTAGTCTAGATGGAgaaattttggaaaaaaatgtcGACATAACTAACAGCAAAGCTTCTCTAATAGACGATGATAACGTTTATTTCCCAAAAATATTACCATTCGCTTTGGGCAatattgtagaaaaaaatactgaagCAACTACTGACTTGCAATACAAACCTTTTCCGGCACAAGGTTTTCCTAATGTTTCCTCACAGAACCCGAGATTAAGTATGAAAAACACAAAGCAACAAGGTGATCAAGTGAAAAAACTAATCAATAgtaatgaaatgttattaGATGATTCgtctataattattgaaagTAGTGGGCACCTtaatcttcaaaaaaaaagttatatactAACTAACCCGGGAGCAGATGAACTTCatattgaaaatgttaaaactttAAGTGGAATGTCAGACAACGAAATATTAGAAGAAAGACAAAAGTTACTACAAAGCTTAGATCCTAATTTGGTAGATTTTATCAAGtctaaaagaaataaagaagaagtccaatgtaaaaaaaaagaagttGAATCTATGGATATAACtgataataaagataataatagagttacaataaaaactgAGGCTTCCCAGGGGGAAGATAGTATAGATTATGGTAGCTTATGGGAGAATGATGTTCTTTCTCATccaaatattgataaatgGCTTCACTTTGATGGCTTAGAGGTAGATAAGTTGGAATGGATAAAAGGTATTTATGATTCTAAGATTAAGTCAAATGAGCCATATGAGGCaaggtttaattttaatggcTACCTGTTACCATACACAATGGAATATACTGAAAAGACTAAGGTCTTATTTCACCATGGAGAAGAGTCTCATAGACCAGGGTATTCATTAACAGAGCTTATTGAACTATCAAGATCAGGTGTCCCACAACAAAGGGTAATGGCATTGAATTGTTTAGCTGGTATTTTAGAATACTATAATGCgggaacatataaaaatattatagaaattccTTTAAGTAAGCTGTTCTTCATTATACGTATATCTATGGatgataataaacttataattttggATCCAGCTTTAAAAGCTATGAgaaatttactatataatagAATAGACGAAGCTTCCCTAGATGCTGTAATTGGATTTAAAGAAGGAGCAATTCAGCCATGTTTAGAGAATGATAAGTCTGAGATTGaagaaattgaattaaaagaatctgaaataaaagattttcattTGGCTGAAATTGACCTAATTGCTGCTTTGATAAGAACAGATATTCtacaaagattattttacattttggaTAAAATAAAGCCTACTTTTAATTGTGTACAATATACATTGCAAATTTTAACTCGGTTAGCAAGAGATTCATTGGAAACTGCAAGTAAAATTGTTCAGACTGAACATTTGATGAATGCTGTGATTAATTACTTTGTACCAAGCTGCAGtgttaactttatatttaatctaaCCATTGTATATAAGAAACCAATTTTAGCGGCTTTAAAGTTTTTACGTGTTTTAACTTTGACCTCTAAAGAAATTGGTGAgcaattaattacaaattacaatatattgaaACCTATATCCAAGTATATCACCTCGGGAGTCGATGGATCTTACGGATTGAAATTGCAGATAGAatcatattgtatattatcgaATTTACTGCAATTCAAACTGGGAATAGAGCATGCTAAGTCGCTATGTCCAGTAGTGCTAACAACACTATTTAAACATGTACAAGGAACAAGCATATTCATAAACTCATCAGTTTTATCTGCAACTCATTGTGCAGTAGTTCTGCAATTTATTGGTGGTTTAGTTAACTGTGAAATTAATATGGATTTTAAAGCACAGATATACCCATTACTCAGAGATGGAATGCAGAAATGGTTACTGCATTTGACACAAATTGATACCTATACTTGTGGCCATTTAAAATTGGTGTGTtccattttaaattgttttgaaaatgttttaataactgacAACATTTCTACTGATATGTTAAATGAAGTTCTTcctaaattaagtaaatctCAAGGATATCAAAAGCTAACAAAGAATTTGATACCTAgttcaaatttattatcagGTATAGAAGATACAAATCTACATTTCacaaaaaatttagttttgttgGGAACATTAGTAATTGATTCTCAAGAAAAAATTCTTCCCATATTAAATTCTGTTTCACCATTTCCAGTTTTAGTATCATTATTTGAACTAttacatgttttaaataataggaCTGTATCACAATCATTTTTGGAGAAAACCCTTCCATACTTACAACAAGTAACAAATGCTAAACCATGTTTGATAAATAACTGGTTTACAAGAATGGAAGTAGATTTCTTATTTAGTTTAGTAAAACTTTCTATTGAGTCGGAAATCCCGGAATCATTAAAAGATCTTGTTTATGTTGTGGCAAGTAAGCTATGTTACATATTTAGAATAGACAGAAGAAAAGAGTTGAATTACctctttataaacattatttttaataaggagtggtttacaGCTGAGAGGCTTTTCAATCTTGTATCCCTGTCTGAAGCAGATGGTTTCTCTAAGGCGCTGACTAATATTgaagatataaaattatgttattgtaAAGTTGTGAATTTGCACTATGTGGATACTGGACCATATATTGTATACAAGCTATGGCAAAATCCCATCCTACCACGTGACTGGATATATTTGCctatattatctttatatagtAAGAGTCAAGAAACTCCGGGTCCAGCAGTAGTTGGAAAACATGCTACGAAATTAAGAAAAGAAATAGCaacagataaagaaaatacaatttgcTGCAGCCTAGAGTGGATTTTATTCAATGAAATATGTTTTCCAGACCTCTTGAACGATATTGATATTACAGATAGATTTTGTCGCATAATGTGTGTGTTTTTATGtgataattcattatttttagacAATAAGATTAAAATGCTTGTGTCAAAATGTACAcagttattgtttaaaaaaggaattaaGTTTGATTTTGATAAGGAGTTGGTTGgattgtataattttcaagATTTTTATACACAGTTTTTAGAGCAGTTTCAATCAGTTAGTTATGGAGACCATATATTTGCTGCCTGTTTGTTAGTTCCATTGGCACAAAGACACAATGTGAAATGGAGAAAACTGGTTTGGTCAGAGTATGCAGGATGCTTAAGAGTCCTTGATTGTCCTGAAGCTTTATTATGTTACGGTATAGAAGCTTATCTTTATCCAGAAGAAACTGACGAAtctgttttaaaatcatatcaTAGGGCTTTGACATCTAATTTACTCCGACCCGAAACATTGGCTTATAAAATTGCACATCATCATGTAGAAAGTTATAAGAAACAAAAATCGATATCtcataacttataa